The following are from one region of the Pirellulales bacterium genome:
- the sdhA gene encoding succinate dehydrogenase flavoprotein subunit, with the protein MAKQRVMIVGGGLAGLSAAMKLAELGIDVDVMSLTPVKRSHSVCAQGGINSVNALTRQQGDREWLHLDDTVYGGDFLQHQPPVKEMVDWGPKIIDLMDRLGVPFNRTPEGFRDQRRFGGTLFKRTAFAGATTGQQLLYALDEQVRRWEVAGKVTKYEFWDFLGPVLDNSGNCRGCVGQDMVTMEMRAFPADAVIIGSGGCGLIYGRSTMSMACNGSAASRAFAAGAKYGNGEFIQVHPTAVPGADKLRLMSESARGEGGRVWVPRTPQDPRDPREIPEAERYYFLEDRYPKYGNLVPRDIATREIFNVCTREGLSVEKDRLCVYLDLTHIPRAVLDLKLEGILDIYEKFQGVDPRVVPMKIFPAVHYSMGGLWVDYERTPEGGLRIGSPRNQQTNIPGLYAIGECDYQYHGANRLGANSLLSCIFSGLIVAPGVETRLKSLTGGSAADQPAGLFEKAVKHHRERHEALLKRPAGGENPYLIHEELGRAMTRAATVVRHNDELDKAYGEVQKLESAAKRCSLSDTGNWTNQNVLFTKALIDMFPLAKTILKGARQRDECRGAHFKPEFSPPGVDATDASERRRLAEVWCDTFEESTRKWLKSTIAVLDSSGEPQLTYEEVDTSLIPPRPRLYGLVGAELIEQVWKERQAAKQAKPASGNGAPTAIPAKVTST; encoded by the coding sequence ATGGCGAAGCAGCGCGTAATGATCGTGGGAGGCGGGCTGGCCGGATTGTCGGCCGCCATGAAACTCGCCGAGTTGGGGATCGACGTCGACGTGATGAGCCTCACGCCGGTCAAGCGCTCGCACAGCGTCTGCGCGCAAGGCGGAATCAACAGCGTCAACGCGCTCACGCGCCAGCAGGGGGATCGCGAATGGCTCCATCTCGACGACACCGTCTACGGCGGCGACTTTTTGCAGCATCAGCCCCCCGTGAAGGAAATGGTCGATTGGGGCCCGAAGATCATCGACCTGATGGATCGGCTCGGGGTGCCGTTCAACCGCACGCCCGAGGGCTTCCGCGATCAGCGGCGATTCGGCGGCACGCTCTTCAAGCGGACCGCCTTCGCCGGCGCCACCACAGGTCAACAACTTCTTTACGCGCTGGATGAGCAAGTGCGGCGCTGGGAAGTCGCCGGCAAGGTGACGAAATACGAGTTTTGGGATTTCCTCGGGCCGGTGCTCGACAACTCGGGCAACTGCCGCGGCTGCGTCGGTCAAGACATGGTGACGATGGAGATGCGAGCCTTCCCCGCCGACGCGGTGATCATCGGCTCCGGCGGGTGCGGGCTGATTTACGGCCGCTCGACGATGTCGATGGCCTGCAACGGTAGCGCCGCCAGCCGAGCGTTTGCGGCTGGAGCGAAATACGGCAACGGCGAATTTATTCAGGTCCATCCCACGGCGGTGCCGGGGGCCGACAAGCTCCGCCTGATGAGCGAAAGCGCTCGCGGCGAAGGTGGCCGCGTCTGGGTCCCACGAACTCCGCAAGATCCGCGCGATCCGCGCGAAATCCCCGAGGCCGAGCGATACTATTTCCTCGAAGATCGCTACCCGAAATATGGCAACCTCGTGCCGCGCGACATCGCCACCCGCGAGATCTTCAACGTCTGCACGCGCGAAGGACTGAGCGTCGAGAAAGACCGGCTTTGCGTCTATCTCGATCTGACTCACATCCCCCGAGCCGTGCTCGATCTCAAGCTCGAAGGGATTCTCGACATCTACGAGAAGTTCCAAGGGGTCGATCCGCGCGTCGTGCCGATGAAGATCTTCCCCGCCGTCCATTACTCGATGGGCGGTCTGTGGGTCGATTACGAGCGGACGCCCGAAGGGGGCCTGCGGATCGGCTCGCCGCGCAATCAGCAGACCAATATCCCGGGGCTGTACGCAATCGGTGAGTGCGACTACCAATATCACGGGGCGAATCGGTTGGGGGCGAATTCGCTGTTGAGCTGCATCTTCAGCGGCCTGATCGTCGCCCCGGGCGTCGAAACGCGGCTCAAATCGCTGACAGGTGGATCGGCCGCCGATCAGCCGGCCGGTCTCTTCGAGAAAGCCGTCAAGCATCATCGCGAGCGGCACGAAGCGTTGCTCAAGCGCCCCGCCGGCGGCGAGAACCCATACCTGATTCACGAGGAATTGGGCCGCGCGATGACCCGCGCCGCCACCGTCGTGCGGCACAACGACGAACTCGACAAAGCCTATGGCGAGGTGCAAAAGCTCGAATCGGCCGCCAAGCGCTGCTCGCTCTCCGACACGGGCAATTGGACGAATCAAAACGTGCTGTTCACCAAGGCGCTCATCGACATGTTTCCGCTCGCCAAGACGATCCTCAAGGGAGCGCGGCAGCGAGACGAATGCCGCGGCGCGCATTTCAAGCCGGAGTTCTCCCCGCCCGGCGTCGATGCGACCGATGCGAGCGAGCGTCGGCGCTTGGCCGAAGTTTGGTGCGACACCTTTGAGGAGAGCACGCGCAAGTGGCTGAAATCGACGATCGCCGTGTTGGATTCAAGCGGAGAGCCGCAGTTGACCTACGAGGAGGTAGACACGTCGTTGATCCCGCCCCGCCCGCGGCTATACGGTCTCGTCGGCGCGGAACTCATCGAACAAGTGTGGAAGGAACGGCAAGCGGCCAAGCAGGCTAAGCCGGCAAGCGGCAATGGGGCGCCCACGGCCATCCCGGCGAAAGTGACGAGTACATGA
- a CDS encoding succinate dehydrogenase: MEKNELSFFARHQFLIYRLFSLAGLIPIGAYLVVHLLTNATVLDSPATYQAQVNRIHSLGIILPVVEWGFIFFPILFHAAIGFVIISGAMPNAAAYPYNGNIRYTLQRATGMIAFAFILWHVIQMHKMGTAFGGGKFDAEAATSSVATALAAFSTRVLYGIGILASVFHLANGLWTQGITWGIWTTQCAMRRAGWICLAFGILLGIVGLSSLIGFGQVDVKQTQGIEQRIEEVQKMEAGQVPVASFDESKSK; encoded by the coding sequence GTGGAAAAGAACGAACTCTCGTTTTTCGCTCGTCATCAGTTCCTGATCTACCGTCTGTTTTCGCTGGCCGGGTTGATTCCGATCGGCGCGTATCTGGTCGTTCATCTACTGACCAACGCGACCGTGCTCGACAGCCCGGCAACGTATCAGGCTCAGGTCAACCGCATCCATTCTCTCGGGATCATTTTGCCCGTGGTGGAATGGGGGTTCATCTTCTTTCCAATTCTGTTCCACGCGGCGATCGGATTCGTGATTATCTCCGGCGCGATGCCGAACGCCGCCGCCTATCCCTATAACGGCAACATCCGCTACACGCTTCAGCGGGCGACCGGGATGATCGCTTTCGCATTCATTCTCTGGCATGTTATCCAGATGCATAAAATGGGAACGGCCTTCGGGGGCGGGAAGTTTGACGCCGAGGCCGCTACTTCGTCGGTCGCCACGGCACTGGCGGCGTTTTCGACCCGCGTGCTCTACGGAATCGGCATCCTGGCCAGTGTCTTCCACTTGGCTAACGGCCTATGGACGCAAGGAATCACCTGGGGCATCTGGACAACGCAGTGTGCCATGCGGCGAGCCGGCTGGATTTGCCTGGCGTTCGGAATTCTCCTGGGGATCGTCGGGTTGAGTTCCCTGATCGGATTTGGCCAAGTCGACGTCAAGCAGACCCAGGGCATCGAACAGCGGATCGAAGAGGTGCAGAAGATGGAGGCCGGGCAAGTCCCCGTGGCAAGCTTCGACGAGTCGAAGAGCAAGTGA